A stretch of the Lactuca sativa cultivar Salinas chromosome 9, Lsat_Salinas_v11, whole genome shotgun sequence genome encodes the following:
- the LOC111921237 gene encoding uncharacterized protein LOC111921237: protein MVKVGGATTAKKKKGRPSLLDLKNRVLKKEELQNQQKLQRISTRRNPSSTAASSGYYVSANEDEYYDDDDDERREKKVKLVVRLPQSNQLQQQQASSDLIRYSSVNSASYFSELNDDVDNWKFNSGSVDTIIDYQGEKISKAMESSGPTTPLPDKKLLDFILDRLQKKDTYGAFSEPVDPNELPDYHEIVKHPMDFGTVKNKLDDGVYSNLNELEADVLLICSNAMKYNSSDTIYFRQARNIQELAKRDFGNLRQEGEEGELQPKVVKRGRPPSKHLKKPPGRPPLERVGPESATLATPEDNTTESTPYNLRRGPMLHNSCNREQPYSELLSEWNEEFPVRIRRADMKYGNIKDFVIDESRRETYKQYYVSNFCGEKKQLMVVGDGDGYARSLACFAANLGPVVWKVALKKMDKALPCVDAQGTTVESEGIFGKSSCWQQLEGGNGDEGRQYR, encoded by the exons ATGGTTAAGGTAGGAGGAGCAACGACGGCGAAGAAGAAGAAAGGCCGTCCATCTCTATTGGATCTCAAAAACCGTGTTCTTAAAAAAGAAGAGCTacaaaatcaacaaaaattacAACGGATATCAACTCGTCGGAACCCTAGCTCTACCGCCGCCTCCAGTGGCTACTATGTATCGGCCAATGAAGACGAGTACTACGACGATGACGATGAtgagagaagagaaaagaaagtcaaGCTCGTTGTTCGTTTGCCTCAGTCAaatcaactacaacaacaacaggcTTCTTCTGATTTAATTAGATATTCCTCGGTTAATTCGGCATCCTATTTCTCTGAATTAAATGATGACGTTGACAATTGGAAATTCAACTCCGGATCTGTTGATACTATCATTGATTACCAG GGTGAAAAGATTTCAAAAGCCATGGAGTCTTCTGGACCCACAACACCTTTACCAGACAAAAAGCTATTGGATTTCATTCTTGACAGGCTTCAAAA GAAGGACACTTATGGGGCGTTCTCTGAGCCAGTTGATCCTAATGAG CTTCCTGATTACCATGAAATCGTTAAGCATCCAATGGATTTTGGCACTGTGAAAAACAAACTTGATGATGGAGTCTATTCAAATTTGAATGAATTGGAGGCAGATGTGTTATTGATTTGTTCTAATGCAATGAAGTACAACTCATCTGATACCATTTACTTTCGTCAG GCAAGAAACATACAAGAATTGGCAAAAAGGGACTTTGGGAATTTGAGGCAAGAGGGTGAAGAGGGGGAGCTGCAACCAAAAGTAGTGAAACGAGGCAGACCGCCAAGTAAGCACCTGAAAAAGCCACCTGGCAGACCCCCATTGGAGCGTGTGGGCCCCGAGTCCGCCACTCTGGCAACTCCTGAAGACAACACAACGGAGTCTACTCCTTACAATTTAAGAAGAGGACCCATGTTGCATAACAGCTGCAATAGAGAACAACCCTACTCTGAATTATTATCAGAGTGGAATGAAGAGTTTCCAG TGCGCATTCGGAGGGCGGAtatgaaatatggaaatattAAAGATTTTGTTATAGATGAGAGTAGGCGTGAGACTTACAAGCAATATTATGTCTCCAACTTTTGTGGAGAAAAGAAGCAGTTAATGGTggttggtgatggtgatggttatGCTAGAAGTTTAGCTTGTTTTGCTGCTAATCTTGGCCCTGTTGTCTGGAAAGTTGCGTTAAAGAAAATGGATAAAGCTTTACCTTGTGTTGATGCACAAGGTACAACAGTAGAATCCGAGGGTATTTTTGGGAAATCATCTTGTTGGCAGCAG CTTGAAGGGGGCAATGGAGATGAGGGGAGGCAATATAGATAA